The Plasmodium gaboni strain SY75 chromosome 5, whole genome shotgun sequence nucleotide sequence tatatatatttgaataagactgtatatatagaatgtataatatataatatattaattatatatgtatatgccattttatatacttttatatatgacgtctatatatatatatatatatagtagaataagaatttaaaaaaaatatttttgttgtttctttaattattttttatgtatgtGTACAGTAGTTTTGTTTAGTGCTAATGATTAATAAAACCcgataaaatattatatatatagtatattgtaatgttttaaaatgataatatatatatatatatatatatatatatatattttatatctattatgtgtaattatttattacaacatccaaatatattgaaattttattatgttatGAAAATGGTCTATCCAGAGcgtgtatatatttaatatatatatatatctattcATAATGTATTGAgaacatttatatatgtatatagAGATAGGGGGAAAGGCGTAATATATAGTTTTAAcatatgtaaataataaatataataatgatatattatgtatttaGACATGTAGTTGTAGGCGGATATCATAAGGAGttgaattaaaaaaatatattatttggCTTCTTCATGTTTTCTtattgatttttttttttttttttttaaccCTATCTTTATACCTTAtctaattttttcattttccAGATTTAAACatacataaaaatgtataaataaatgcatgcatatatatatatatatatatatatatatatatataaaatataccTTACGAAAAAGTGTCACCAcgaatatttttttttatatattcattaattttttaattctttaattttttaattttttttttttgtatatattacaatacaattataatattacaaatgGAGAAGGATTTTAATGGGAGGAGTGCTAAGAGCCAAATGAAGTTGGCAAACGGGATGGTAGAAAATATAGAATCAAAATTAAAGAACCAGTTGGATAACAATAACTTgattaataaaaatgataacCATGAAGATGTGATGTGTTCTAATGTAAAATTATCAGTACATGATGATGAGTATgatataaagaatattaaAAAGGATGTATGTAATTTGAGCAAGATAAGTGAAGAAAGATTGAGTAATAATATGTTGTTGAAAGGGAATGGTCAAGTTATAAAAAATCCAGAAATAGACACCAAAACAGCTAGACAACAATATAAGAAAAGATTAAATTCTACACAATCAACTATGAATATTGAAGGAAATATTGGTAATGAAAAGGATAACATTGTTGAATATGACGATGATGAATTAATACGAGATATGAATTATGAAATGTCTATActaaaatataaaagaaataataataacaataataatagtaatagtaataataataataataataataataataatgtgGATAATATAAGaggaaatataaatgaagaatGTTATGATGAATCGTATTGTATATCAAACAATTTAGATGAACTAACTACAAATGGAAATAATTTAAGTTTCtataataaattaagaatgtgttttaattattttggCCCTGGTTGGATTGTAGCTATTGCATATTTAGACCCAGGAAATTTGTGTAGTAATTTAAATGTTGGTTTAATAAGATCACCAGATCCTACTTTAGAAAAAGATTATTCTggttattatttattatggATTATGGTATATGGACATATGTTAGGTTTTGTATTTCAAGTGTTATCTATGAGACTTGGACATGTGACCGGACTTGATTTAGCTTCTTTGTGTTCAAAAGAATTTGATAGAACAACGTCtactattatttatgtattagTTCAGATAGCTATTTGGGGTGCACATATTCAAGCAATAATAGGTACTTTTATAGCTTTGAATTTAATATTTGGCATATCAGTGAAAGTAGCTTTATTTTACACTTTATTTGAGGCTATAGTATATAGTTTTTTAGAAAACAAAAGTTTAGGTTTATTAGAGAATGTGTTAAGTTTTCTGGTTGGTATATTAGCTGTTTCTTTTATTGTTAATGTTTTCATGACACCaataaattttaaagaGTTAGCTGTTAGTATACTTTTTCCTCGTATACCAAAAGGTAAAGAAATTGATGCTTTAGCATTATTAGGTAGTATTATATCAGCTcatatcttttatttacataCTAATCTGACATCCAAAAAAAAGTCAGTGATTTGTAATGATTTAAGTTTAAGAAGATATAATACGTTAGGTACCATAGAATCAGGAGGTTCCCTTTTTTTATCATGCCTAACAAATTGTATTATTGTATTGACATTTGCTGAAGTTAATTTACAATCTTTTGAAAGAAGAGAtcaatataatttatttacaGCATATGAAGTAATGAGGAAATCATTTGGAAAAATATCAATGTATATATGGTCTTTTGGATTATTAAGTAGTGGAAATAATTCTAGTTTTATGTGTGAGTATGCTTCAAAATCTGTTGTAGAAGgatttttaaataaaaaaattaatacatTTGTAAGAGTATATAGTTTCagatttttattattttcattattatatatgtttctcacattaaataaatatacacTTGACCAACTGacaaattttataaatgttGTACAAGTACTTTTATTACCTATGGCTACCATACCTTTATATAGATTTAGTATTCATGAAAATGTATTGGGAGAATATCGCTTAAAAAGGTTCCCCAAATATGCAATCtttcttataattattGCTATAATTGTTTCTAATGTACTCTTAACCTTTCTTGATTTTATACATAAAGAAACCAGTTTAACTACcataatttttatagttactttttcatttatttattttggttttattatatatttttttaatataccaattaaaaaaaattacattgaacgaaattaaaattttttttttttaaaaacacAAGTATATAgtaattattttttatatgtgaattatatatgatatatattatactaTATATCTCTTTTATTTCCTTCACaatcttattattatatatatatatatatatatataaaccTTAATGTTGTATAGCAATACCACCTATATGTTAAATTTTACTTTTTTGTATTACATTAATGTGTAAATACCTTATATtagtattaaaaaaaaaaatagcTATTATCagtataataataaattaatatatatatatatatatatttgttatatttttttttttttttttttttttttcatagTATAAtctaaaaataatacaattTTTTGTATACGAGTTAGTAATTTAAAAgtgaattatatattatatgttataatattatatatacatataacatattatgaataatgAACTACCAATtgtgtatttattttatgatgaaatattttaaagttttattatattactattCAAATGATAAATGATTGAAcgtatatatattatatatatatatatatatatatatgtaatatttacatcacattataagaatatgtcaaaaaaaaaaagcaaaaaaaaagaaaaaaaaaagaaaaaaaaattaaaaattaaaaatagtttaaaaagaaaaaaaaaaaaaaaaaaattatctgaataaataaataaaataataataaaaaagttataataaaaggaagtgtaataaataaataaataaataaataagcCCTTTCTGTTTGATCttgaattatattatgCAAATGATTTTTCAATTTTAataatcattttatatattgataatttttattaccaatatatattttatgtataaagaatatgattaaaagataataccatttaaaaaaataaatatataacctaaaaatataaaaaatataataatgcaatataaatataataattatatatatttatataacaaatatttataattatgaaataaaaaacacAACTTATtgattatattataaataaaaagacTATTATAAAAGTACAATGATACATAAATTGTAAGTGTCTTActtaaatttttaattataataaagcgtaattaaaattaataattcaataattattacttatctttttttctatattttcctgaacaaaaatattggttcttatttttaatacGAATCAATAAAAGTGAAGGCATGcatatatacaatatatacaatatatgtaataaagTATAATAACTgactttttttttttttttctttttaataacattatattatgtcacattttatcatatatatattttaaaattctttatagagattttcttatttttataagaaGCTTACTAATTCTCTTTCATTTTTGTCATAgttcatataatatttattccCATTATTTGAGGATGCTGAATTCTTATGATGATGATCATCATCATGATCGTGATTACAGGCATGTTCACTAGAATGGTGATTGGTAAAAGACGAGTCCTTTGCATTTTTTCCGAATCTTTTCATTGAGCAACAGTGATGtaaatttcttttctttataattcTCTGTGatacataattattacttaataataaaattatggataaaattgatataaatatatggTACTTTTCTAAAAGTTCGTTACATTTGGGACCTATATTAAAATGCCCATGTGAaattacaaataatataacacTAAATATACCCCATATGAGTAATACgacattttttaattgaataaaattaaaaaggaTACAGAGTGAACATATTGGAgtcataatatataaagctagctaaaaaaaaaaaaaaaaaaaaaaaaaaaaaaatataggtatatttaatgtataaatatatatattttggctgtttgttcataattttttctatttttcttattatatatatatatatatatatatatatatatttatgtatgtatgCATTTGCTTTTAACAAAATATGTTTAaagttttttatttactaTATCGGATATTTCATGAAGATGTGCTAGTTTTGAATTGAAGACGTTAAAAACGGATAATGTAAACATAACAATAGGAATTACAATACAATCAAGCAAGCAAATGATACTTGCAATGGATGATATTCTATTCAAGCTTATActgaaaataaataaaaaaatattaaaaaaaaattaaaatatagttatataacatacaaataaaatataaaatatataaatgaagacaattacaatatatagatatatataaacatatgtatataatattcagatggtttcaaatatatatatatatatatatatatatatataagcAGCCTACACCAATATACACACAtcaaacaaaaaaaaaaaaaaaaaagaaaaaattaataaataacatataatatacacataaaaaacaaaataaaacataaaattaaataatttattatattatataagtatatattatattaaatatattaatatatatgaacagCTTGatctttataatataattcttttccattaataaaatttattattttttttaatttactttttaattttaatcATATTGAAAAACTGGAAAAAAGTATATCATACGGGAATTTTGAGGTTTATTATCTTATaattcttttctttttatttataaaagaataatgtaacaatatatataagaacaaaatagaatatgataatgataaatcaaatattatatatatatatatatatatatatatattatgcaatataaaatgaataaatatataaataaaatatgtatacgaaaaaaattaaaataaatcaaCTTCACAATATAATCAAATACAAACTTTAAAGtctaaaaatattataaaaaattataaaaaaaaaaaaaaaaatgaaagaaaaaatcatttcatatatatatatatatatatatatatatatatatataatatatttatatatgcatatgACATTAGATATGGcaaatttatatataaaaaatatatataatattataattatataaacaatatgCAACGCATGCGTTgttatatgtaaaaaaaatttttatatgaaaatatacTTTATCGTTTGTgttatctttatattttttaatttattttattttatattataattattatttttttcttttttgtgTTTCTGTTTTCttcactttttttttttatgatttatacatatttgtGTATGGGTTTGCAAATTATGGTTTTcttaattttaatattataataaataagCTTTATCAAAGTATTTAAATTAATGCcattgtatataataattaatcaattttgtataataaaaatataaaatattaaaatataatatataaaaatataatacacacataaatatatatatatatatatatatattatatatatgtattttatatatatatttattttttgacGTATTAGAATactaatattttaattttacataataatattaatatatatatatatatatatgtgaattaatataatacatatatataactattaataaaaaaatacaaatacgataaaaaatatatacatatatatatttatatatgtatattatttttttctttggGACTATTATGGTACTATTTTTCTGatacttttttttctcaaTTTAACggaaaaaagaaaaaaaaaaaaaaaaaattatgtacTTATTATATAGACCTATGAAAAGTTTAAACTTCTGATAAAGTTTTAAACTGTTTCATAATTTCTACATATTTGTAAAACTTTATTATAagtgtatatatatatgtatatattatattaaaataataacatattattcaaaCCTTTGCgttaaataaatacaaacatatgtaataaataaataaatattatatatatatatatatatatatataaatttctACATAACAAAAAAAACGAGTACATGAAAATATTCTTAAGAAAATATAGtcatatttaaaaaaaaaaaaataaataatattaatatataaatatatatacaaataacatttattaattacacaattttctttttttgaaaaaaaaaaaaaaattatttaaaagaaatataaaatataaaaaataattattatataatataaaaatatattatattattatttttttttttaaatatattttcacattattttatataaatgtacTTCAAATTTATaaggaaataaaaaaaaatatataccATTCTATGATATTtagtatttatatatatatatatatatatttaagaataaaatattttatatatatttataaagaaatatatatattttgtcCTAATATGAGAAATATAGTAATTAAACTTATCTATgttacatattatttatatatattaaatatatatattcctGGAAGTAGGTCAATTTTCTACctataattatttttcctttttttttttttttttttaaatatttaataaatacaCTTTAACATATTGTCCATAAATGTATTACAAATgtaaattaaatatatatatatatattatataaatataacaagtttatgaatgataaagaatatatataataaaatataaaaatatttttatattataaatatatacactttgatatatatatatatatatatatatatatatatatatattaatattacatacgtacaaaaattttatatatggactattatataattatatataatattatatattattttaaaaatattcatgctattaaaaataagagGATATATTgtacataaaaaaaaaaaaaaaataataataataaaatattaattaaaatatcaCATGCtcttataaaatataataagttgtacttgaatatataatatatatataattaatatatatatatttattaatatatataataaatatatatatatagtatattatatatagtattATGATAAACCcctttttttctatttattcatgaagaaataaaaaataaatatattacatatataataatatatatatgtatgcATTAATAagtttatattataatattatattttatttatgtcaatatatttttttttttttttttttttttttttttttttttttttaagcgcgtatttattatttatatattattagtagtactatattatgtatttatatatataatatatttattttatatataattataataatataataaatgacACCGTGTTTTTTAATgatgtattattttatatataaataatattacttatgtatatatataataaataagagaccctttatttattttattttttttataatattattttatatatttataattattatattttattatccTCTAATCTATTcatataacaaatataataatatattttttttttttatatatatttacaataCACGCTCAAAAgattatatttaaatatatatatataatgtaaatattacatatattaatattttattatcatatttattattttatatttatNNNNNNNNNNNNNNNNNNNNNNNNNNNNNNNNNNNNNNNNNNNNNNNNNNNNNNNNNNNNNNNNNNNNNNNNNNNNNNNNNNNNNNNNNNNNNNNNNNNNNNNNNNNNNNNNNNNNNNNNNNNNNNNNNNNNNNNNNNNNNNNNNNNNNNNNNNNNNNNNNNNNNNNNNNNNNNNNNNNNNNNNNNNNNNNNNNNNNNNNNNNNNNNNNNNNNNNNNNNNNNNNNNNNNNNNNNNNNNNNNNNNNNNNNNNNNNNNNNNNNNNNNNNNNNNNNNNNNNNNNNNNNNNNNNNNNNNNNNNNattttaaatatatatatattataatgtaaatattacatatattaatattttattatcatatttattattttatatttatattacataaataagtaatatatgaattctatttttttttttttttaatatatccCTTCCccatatattttataatatatattatatatataaatatttaaaaaaaaaaaaaaaaaaaaaaagatataaaaaatattttatatattaatatataaaatatattatatatatatttataaaaaaaaaaaaaaaaaaaaataataatatatattatattttcttatatgtatataaatttttttttaatttttttcacaAAATTTTAGCAGGTTTTATATAAcgtttaaaaaaatataaaagaagggcaaaatagaaaaaaaaaaaaaaaaaaaaaaaataaggaaaaatataataatatatatatatatataatatatatataatacttttttaaaaaaggaGTTGGAATGTTGATCCAAAAAcgaaaaataaaaaaaaaaataaaaaaattaaaatataaggaataatataataatatattaatattacgtatatatgtttttttatatatttatataaaatatttatgtttatatattaatatatatatatgtttgtgattcataattaaaaataaaagaaggaaaaaatatatatgtatgtatccattattaattaaaaagaggttaaaaaaaaaaaataataataatatttcattgaaaaataaataaaaagagtgcctatatttttataatatatataatactcATAAGATTAATGGATATAATAAGAACTAAAATACGACGGTTCattataaatgaaaatatatgtatataatatatatatatatagatatgcatatatatttttataaacgTTTTaggaaataaaattttgtaTTCACTGCATAAATATAccataaatataaatacatacatatatatatatataataaaacttgcaaaaataaaaaaagaaaagaaaagaaaaattgttttaaggaaattattatatatatatatatataaatatatatatatatatgtatgtatgtatgtatttttatttatatatcctttattatttaaaatataaaattattttattatatatttaatgtGTTAAAAGGTCCAAACggatattataaatacaaatatttatataatatatatatatatatatattataaatacaaatatttatataatatatatatatatatatataaaggtacatatatttatgtatgtcctaattaaatatacaatataatatat carries:
- a CDS encoding putative transporter, which encodes MEKDFNGRSAKSQMKLANGMVENIESKLKNQLDNNNLINKNDNHEDVMCSNVKLSVHDDEYDIKNIKKDVCNLSKISEERLSNNMLLKGNGQVIKNPEIDTKTARQQYKKRLNSTQSTMNIEGNIGNEKDNIVEYDDDELIRDMNYEMSILKYKRNNNNNNNSNSNNNNNNNNNNVDNIRGNINEECYDESYCISNNLDELTTNGNNLSFYNKLRMCFNYFGPGWIVAIAYLDPGNLCSNLNVGLIRSPDPTLEKDYSGYYLLWIMVYGHMLGFVFQVLSMRLGHVTGLDLASLCSKEFDRTTSTIIYVLVQIAIWGAHIQAIIGTFIALNLIFGISVKVALFYTLFEAIVYSFLENKSLGLLENVLSFLVGILAVSFIVNVFMTPINFKELAVSILFPRIPKGKEIDALALLGSIISAHIFYLHTNLTSKKKSVICNDLSLRRYNTLGTIESGGSLFLSCLTNCIIVLTFAEVNLQSFERRDQYNLFTAYEVMRKSFGKISMYIWSFGLLSSGNNSSFMCEYASKSVVEGFLNKKINTFVRVYSFRFLLFSLLYMFLTLNKYTLDQLTNFINVVQVLLLPMATIPLYRFSIHENVLGEYRLKRFPKYAIFLIIIAIIVSNVLLTFLDFIHKETSLTTIIFIVTFSFIYFGFIIYFFNIPIKKNYIERN
- a CDS encoding putative membrane protein (conserved Plasmodium membrane protein, unknown function), with protein sequence MIKIKNISLNRISSIASIICLLDCIVIPIVMFTLSVFNVFNSKLAHLHEISDILALYIMTPICSLCILFNFIQLKNVVLLIWGIFSVILFVISHGHFNIGPKCNELLEKYHIFISILSIILLLSNNYVSQRIIKKRNLHHCCSMKRFGKNAKDSSFTNHHSSEHACNHDHDDDHHHKNSASSNNGNKYYMNYDKNERELVSFL